A genome region from Trichosurus vulpecula isolate mTriVul1 chromosome 5, mTriVul1.pri, whole genome shotgun sequence includes the following:
- the LOC118851077 gene encoding ubiquitin-like protein FUBI — MQLFVRAQALHTLEVTGQETVAQIKAHVASLEGIAPEDQVLLLGGSLLEDEAILGQCGVEPLSTLKVAGRMLGGKVHGSLARAGKVRGQTPKKKKKKKKKKKTTTTTTGRPKRRMQYNRRFVNVVPTFGKKKGPNANF; from the exons ATGCAGCTGTTTGTTCGCGCGCAGGCTCTGCACACCCTCGAGGTGACCGGGCAGGAGACCGTCGCCCAGATCAAGGCCCATGTGGCGTCTCTGGAGGGCATCGCCCCCGAGGATCAAGTCCTGCTTCTAGGGGGCTCCCTGCTGGAGGATGAAGCCATCTTGGGGCAGTGCGGGGTGGAGCCCCTGTCCACCCTGAAAGTGGCTGGCCGCATGCTAGGAGGTAAAGTCCATGGCTCTCTGGCCCGAGCTGGAAAAGTGAGGGGTCAGACtcccaag aagaagaagaagaagaagaagaagaagaagacaacgaCGACGACGACTGGGCGTCCTAAGAGGAGGATGCAGTACAACCGACGCTTTGTCAATGTAGTGCCCACCTTTGGAAAGAAGAAGGGTCCCAATGCCAACTTCTAA